The genomic DNA GTACAATACTTGTCACCCTCAAAGATGCGGAGATACGAGATAATGGCGGCGAAGAGCACGATAGGTGATTCCACGAAGAAATCTCCTTGCTTTTGAACCCATGTCTTGTTTAAGTTCAGCATAATGGTGTACGCCGACTCGTAGGCATCCGATATGTCACTCATGAAATCGGGGTGTATTCTCCGTGTCATTCAGTCTGTCCAACTCGTCCCGAAGCTCAAAGAAGGTTTCCTCCAAATGGCTCTCGGCTATCAGACCATCGGGGATTTCCTCCCACGCTTGGAACATATATTCGGGTTCTTCCTCGTCCTCGTGTATCTCCGCACAACGCTCCATAAAGCCGTCCAAATCGTAGAAGTCCGAAAGTTCCACCCATTCGCCCTGCAATGAGCCGTTGTTGTACTTGGCATAAGTGCCTACATAGATGCGTGCTTCGTTCAAATCCGTTGCTTCCATTTTTCTTTTGTTGTTTAAGGGTTAAAACTCGAATAGTGAGGGTTGTGCTATCTGCTGTTCCACTTGCTTCTCCGCTTTTGGTTTCTTGGTGGTCAGTTTGCGGTATTCCTCCGCTTGGTATCGCTCAATAGCCTTTTTCCGTGCTTCCGCCTTTTCCTCCTCTATAAGTTCAATAGTATGGTTTACCACGACTTGGCAGTTGATGGACTTGCCCACCTCGATGTTATCCTCATCGTAGTAGTGAACGGCAAGGGAATATACCTCCTCATCGGACAGACCTGCACACCCCATTCTTTGGACTTCCGTCAAGATGTAGGTAATGCACTCGTCTATGTTCTTGTTCTCCTTGCGGAAACTTTCCGCAAAGAGTTCATCGTATGATGCTCTCGTTTCCAAATAGTTTTGGATAACGTCCTTGAAATGTTCTGTTCCTTTCATTGTCTTATATAGTTATATGGTTTCTAAAATGATTTCTTGGATATGAATAGGTTCAACTTCTGAAAAGAGATAGAGTATAAATTCCTTTCTGTCCTTCCGATAGAGTTCCTTGTATAGTTCCCCAAAGGTGGATATGTTTCCGTTGAGGTAAACCGATACCATATACTCGAAGATGTTGTCCACTTCGTAGTATCTGCATTGCTGTGCGATTGTCTTGCTTCTTCTTTTCATATATCTGTCTGTTTAAGAAATGAGTATCCAAAGTATTGTCCCGATGATGAGGGCATAAGCCAAAATGTATGCGGCGATTGCCAAAGCAATGGTAAGGAGTAGCCGAATGAGGAGTTTTCCCACACATATCCATGCCAGCCAAAGCCAGACGCTTCCGCCACAAAGGAGAGAGCCTGCGAGTGCAAGTACCACCCAAATTGATATTTTGTATCTCAGTTTCATCTTGTCTGATTTTTTTGATTTTATGCGGATTTTAGAGGTGAGGGAGT from Prevotella melaninogenica includes the following:
- a CDS encoding PcfK-like family protein produces the protein MKGTEHFKDVIQNYLETRASYDELFAESFRKENKNIDECITYILTEVQRMGCAGLSDEEVYSLAVHYYDEDNIEVGKSINCQVVVNHTIELIEEEKAEARKKAIERYQAEEYRKLTTKKPKAEKQVEQQIAQPSLFEF